One Algoriphagus sp. Y33 genomic window, TCCAAGCCGAAGCCGTAAAATGCCCTTCCAGCCGCTCTCTCCCGTAAGCAAGGGAATCTTCCGTCAAATCCATAAAATCCTGAATAAAATCTGCTTCCTCCTCGTAGGGCGTACGATATCTTCCTAACTGCTCTCTTAAATTAATTCTGTCCATCATTGGTTACTTCAAATATGTGATCAAGAAATTGATCGAAAGGTTCTGGATCCCGGTACAGCCTATCCGAATAAAACGTCGCTAGTACCTTGAGGTAATTGGGCTGGTTATTTACAGTGATTTTCTCAATGGTAATCCTGCCGAATAACTGAGAAATCAATTCATTTTCTGCAAGTGCCTTGAGCGGAGGTTTGAAGTAGAACTTGTCAGTGACTTTCACCAGCTCGTTTACTTCCTCCATTTTTCTATCCAAGCTCACCTGTCTATATCCCAAAGCTAAAACTCGCTGCGCAAATGCCAAGAAAAGCAGGTAAAATGTTTCTTCATCCAAAGGATCGTCATAAGTAATCGCAAAACCTCTGGCATACTTGGAATCCAAAATATGAATTTGAGGACGTTCTTCGATCTGAATGGTTTTGAAGTGGTATGACTTGGAAATTATGGAAATGAGTTCTTTCCCTTGCTTTGAATTCATCCACTTCTTTGCTTTGGCTATTTCCAACTCCTTAAACACAATATTCTCCTTATGAGTCATCGGTTTTTTTTCCGAAGGCTTGAACACTTTGTTGAATAAATCATCCAGAAAATTATTCATGGGCTGTAATTGCGTAGTTGCCTGAAGGCAGAAGTGTAATATATCCCTGATCCTGCATTAAGCGTAACATCCGAAGGTTTTTTTCAGAAGAAGGTAATCTAATGCTATCGAAAATCTGCTTCTCTGTCAACTCACCCGAAGTGGTTAAAGTTTCGATAATCTTATTTCTAAGCCTATTTTCTGCCTTTTCCGGGTTATTTGCTTTGCGTTGCATGATACAGACATCACAAACGCCACATTGTTCATCTGTATTTTCCCCGAAATACTCCTGGATAAACTGGGTGCGGCATAGCTGGGATTGCTGCCCGTACCTTACCATACTTTGGGCCTTTTCAAGTGTCAACGCCCTTCGAAGTTCTATCCGTCTAAAATTAAGAGGCAGTTTTCCTGCATCGTATCGTGGTGTCAAAAAGGTAATCTGGGGCTTATCCTTGCGCTGATCATACACCATCACTTCCAACTGCTCCAGTTGCTTCAGTAATTTGATCAGTTCGTTTTCATAGATGTTCAGGGATTTGGCAAGTTTACTTTCCTGTATCTTGATGTATTCCGAAAAAACATTCCCTCCATAGGTCCGCATGATGATTTTCACTACAGGATCCAGCTTTGCGTAAGCAATCTGAATCTCATACAGTCGGGAAGGATCCACAGTAAAATGAATTTTGGAAGGAGAATAATAACTTTCACTCAATCCTATAAAACCTTCTTCCTCCAACAATTTCAATGCATAAAACGACTCCAGCACTCCCAATTCGTAGGTATTTGCAAATTCGTTCCATTCAAAATCAAAACTGCTCAGCATATTGCTGCCGACCGCTATTCTGTAGTAGTTGGCTAGACATTGGTATACTCGCCTTACAAAATCCAGCTTTGGATAAACCAACTCTGCACGCGTCAAAACAGTTTCAAAATCCTGCTTATTTGCCAATAGCACTCCATAAGCCTTCTCTCCATCCCGACCTGCACGCCCGGCTTCCTGATAATAATTCTCTAAATTCTCAGGCAATTCATTGTGAATCACCACCCGAACATTCGGCTTGTCAATCCCCATCCCAAAAGCATTCGTGCTCACCATCACACGCACTTCATTGTTCATCCAGGCCTCCTGGCGCTGGGAACGCTCTTGCATGGACAAGCCTGCATGATAAGCAGAAGCAGCTATCCCCAGTTGTCCCAATGCTTTGGCTATTTGATGTGTGCTCTGCCGATTTCTCACGTACCAGATCGCAGTCCCATCGATCCTACTGAGTATCTCCAGCCCCTTCTCAAGTTTGTTTTCCACATGACGCACGCTGTAACTTAGATTTTTCCTGGCGAAACTCTGACGGAACCCGGCGGCCTTTTTCATCTCAAGCCTCTCCATAATATCCACACAGACCTGCGGCGTTGCGGAGGCTGTCAATGCCAAAACAGGGACTTTCAAATGATATGGACGAATCAGGGCGATCTCCAAATAAGGAGGACGAAAATCATACCCCCACTGAGAAATACAATGTGCCTCATCCACCGCTATCAAATTGATTTTCATCTGCCGAAAACGCTCCACAAAAAGTTCGGCCTTCAACCGCTCGGGGGAGACGTATAGGAATTTATAGTCTCCGTAGATGCAATTATCCAGGGTGCGGTCAATCTCCCGGTAGCTCATCCCCGAATAGATCGCAGCAGCTTTGATGCCTTTTGACTTTAACGTATCCACCTGATCTTTCATCAAAGCAATAAGTGGACTCACTACCAGACAAATCCCCTCTTGAGCCAGAGCTGGAATTTGGTAGCATAGGGACTTACCTCCGCCCGTAGGCAATAGCGCAAGCGTGTCCTTCCCAGCCAAGACTGACTCGATTATTTCTTTCTGTACAGGCCTAAAATCAGCATGCCCAAAGATTTGATGGAGGATTTCTGTAGCCCTAATAAGCATTTACCAATCCGGCGAGGTTTTGTTGAGGAAGGCAGCAATCCCTTTTTTGCAGTCTTCATGAGCCCGAGCCTCGGAATTCACCTCTGCTGCCAGCTGTAGGGATTTGATACGTTCTATTTCATTAAGCTGACGCAAAAGCGTCTTAGTTTTCCCCATCGAAAAGGCCGAATTCTGAGAAACCAGCTTAAGCGCAAATTCTTCCACTGATCTCCTTAGAAATTCGGAAGCCTCCACTCCCGTGATCAATCCTAATTCTGAAGCTTTGCTGGCAGAGATAAACTCTCCGGAAAGTAACAGTTCCTGAGTTTTAGCAGCTCCAATTTGCT contains:
- a CDS encoding ATP-dependent DNA helicase RecQ codes for the protein MLIRATEILHQIFGHADFRPVQKEIIESVLAGKDTLALLPTGGGKSLCYQIPALAQEGICLVVSPLIALMKDQVDTLKSKGIKAAAIYSGMSYREIDRTLDNCIYGDYKFLYVSPERLKAELFVERFRQMKINLIAVDEAHCISQWGYDFRPPYLEIALIRPYHLKVPVLALTASATPQVCVDIMERLEMKKAAGFRQSFARKNLSYSVRHVENKLEKGLEILSRIDGTAIWYVRNRQSTHQIAKALGQLGIAASAYHAGLSMQERSQRQEAWMNNEVRVMVSTNAFGMGIDKPNVRVVIHNELPENLENYYQEAGRAGRDGEKAYGVLLANKQDFETVLTRAELVYPKLDFVRRVYQCLANYYRIAVGSNMLSSFDFEWNEFANTYELGVLESFYALKLLEEEGFIGLSESYYSPSKIHFTVDPSRLYEIQIAYAKLDPVVKIIMRTYGGNVFSEYIKIQESKLAKSLNIYENELIKLLKQLEQLEVMVYDQRKDKPQITFLTPRYDAGKLPLNFRRIELRRALTLEKAQSMVRYGQQSQLCRTQFIQEYFGENTDEQCGVCDVCIMQRKANNPEKAENRLRNKIIETLTTSGELTEKQIFDSIRLPSSEKNLRMLRLMQDQGYITLLPSGNYAITAHE